Proteins found in one Plasmodium relictum strain SGS1 genome assembly, chromosome: 13 genomic segment:
- a CDS encoding XPA binding protein 1, putative — protein sequence MEKNTEKDIEKKINNIDNSNKKNIIFIKKKNYNNIHINDIPCNEENYLEKREYYIHEDNESITTENVCKEKKKVSILNEKEKEVNNLNEKEKEVNNLNEKEKEVNNLNEKEKEVNNLNEKEKEVNNLNEKEKEVNNLNENEREKNESNKKGNLKDYYENLPTVVIVIGMAGSGKTTYVGSLYKHLKIEKKKKVYTMNLDPAVKYLQYPTNIDIRDSIKYHEIMKEYKLGPNGAIMTCLNLFATRFDKVIEILEKRKQKLHYIIVDTPGQIEVFNWSASGNIILETLSVSFPVVINYVIDTVRCERPITFMSNMLYACSVLYKSRLPFLACFNKIDVIRHDKCIEWMKNYDSFNEDVLSDESYMSSFSRSCALMINEFYEGIKTVGISSKTNEGFNTILKNLEYLKEEYISDYVPSIEKQMKRIKKKKEKDIKLKMESLLMEKQKDLSISKK from the coding sequence atggaaaaaaataCTGAAAAGGATAttgagaaaaaaataaataatattgataattctaataaaaaaaatattatctttataaaaaaaaaaaattataacaatattcatataaatgatattccttgtaatgaagaaaattatttgGAAAAAAGGGAATATTATATCCATGAAGATAATGAAAGCATTACTACCGAAAATGTatgtaaagaaaaaaaaaaagttagcattttaaatgaaaaagaaaaagaagtgaataatttaaatgaaaaagaaaaagaagtgaataatttaaatgaaaaagaaaaagaagtgaataatttaaatgaaaaagaaaaagaagtgaacaatttaaatgaaaaagaaaaagaagtgaataatttaaatgaaaaagaaaaagaagtgaataatttaaatgaaaatgaaagagaaaaaaatgaatcaaATAAGAAAGGTAACTTAAAAGATTACTATGAAAATTTACCAACTGTTGTAATTGTAATTGGAATGGCTGGAAGTGGCAAAACAACATATGTTGGATCTTTATATAAACacttaaaaatagaaaaaaagaaaaaggtgTACACAATGAACTTAGATCCAGCTGTTAAATATTTACAATATCCTACAAATATAGATATAAGAGATAGTATAAAATATCACGAAATAATGAAGGAATATAAACTTGGCCCCAATGGGGCTATAATGACatgtttaaatttatttgctACTAGATTTGATAAAGTAATtgaaatattagaaaaaagaaaacaaaaactACACTATATAATTGTGGATACCCCCGGACAAATTGAAGTATTTAATTGGTCAGCTAGTGGtaatattatattagaaACACTATCAGTTAGTTTTCCAGTAGTGATTAATTATGTTATTGATACCGTTAGATGTGAAAGACCTATTACATTCATGTCTAATATGCTTTATGCTTGTAGCGTTTTGTATAAATCTAGACTACCATTCTTGGcttgttttaataaaattgatgTCATTAGACATGATAAATGCATTGAATGgatgaaaaattatgataGTTTCAATGAAGACGTTTTAAGTGATGAAAGCTATATGTCAAGTTTTAGTAGATCATGTGCATTAATGATTAATGAATTTTATGAAGGCATTAAAACAGTCGGTATTTCATCAAAAACAAATGAAGGTTTTAAtactatattaaaaaatttagaatatTTAAAGGAAGAATATATAAGTGATTATGTACCATCTATAGAAAAACAAAtgaaaagaattaaaaaaaaaaaggaaaaagataTCAAATTGAAAATGGAATCTCTATTAAtggaaaaacaaaaagatttatctatatcaaaaaaataa
- the NEK3 gene encoding NIMA related kinase 3, putative, with amino-acid sequence MLSLLLPSINSVEKYNLYTDYGYTFETVLDILTSNSEIHVIKSVKTDEVFISKVYDIYGISENDLSKYMNELYIMKKLENCENVVKIIDFIRQNDSISFILEFCSQGDLHSDILRRKMNNEIYTESEIFNILNQILNGLSSIHKNGIIHGDLKSTNIFIKDDKIKIGDFGISQIGTNKNLGTLNFLSYESIKFRRTNKLSDLFQVGCILFELATLSSPFSAKNMSEMISLFEDKNYKNYIVKSISSFYSKKLVNIISKLLSVNTLERLEAIINYNLNKCENINLEISNRIECIAT; translated from the coding sequence atgctatcattattattaccaTCAATTAATTCAGTTGAAAAATACAACTTATACACTGACTACGGGTATACATTTGAAACAGTTTTAGATATATTAACATCAAATAGTGAAATACATGTAATAAAATCAGTAAAAACAGATGAAGTTTTTATATCAAAAGTGTATGATATATATGGTATCAGTGAAAATGATTTAAGTAAATATATGAACGAACTTTACATAATGAAGAAGTTAGAAAATTGTGAGAATGTTGTTAAAATTATTGATTTTATTAGACAAAATGATTCAATATCTTTCATATTAGAATTCTGTAGCCAAGGTGATTTACATTCAGATATTTTAAGAAGAAAGATGAACAATGAAATTTATACGGAAAgtgaaatttttaatattttaaatcaaATTTTAAATGGATTAAGTTCAATTCATAAAAATGGAATAATACATGGTGATTTAAAGAgtacaaatatttttattaaagatgataaaataaaaataggaGATTTTGGTATTTCACAAATAGGAACAAATAAAAACTTAGGaactttaaattttttaagttatgAATCAATAAAATTTAGAAGAACAAATAAATTGAGTGATTTATTTCAAGTAGGTTgtatattatttgaattagCTACATTGTCTTCACCATTTTCAGCAAAAAATATGAGTGAAATGATTTCATTATttgaagataaaaattataaaaattatattgttAAAAGTATTTCATcattttattcaaaaaaactagttaatattatttcaaaGTTACTATCTGTAAATACATTAGAAAGATTAGAAGCAATTATTAACTATAATTTAAACAAAtgtgaaaatataaatttagaaATTTCAAATAGAATAGAATGTATAGCTacgtaa